The Helianthus annuus cultivar XRQ/B chromosome 15, HanXRQr2.0-SUNRISE, whole genome shotgun sequence genomic sequence CTATTATAAAGTTGATTAATTAATGTCATTAAATTAACTTATAGTAAGAAAAGCATTattaatttagttaattaataGCCTAAATTTCCAAAACTGATCACCCCTTAATAAAGAAATAATGATATTGGGTGTACTGTATACATTTTAAAAATTCAATTAATAAACAATgcaatattatttatttaaataagcCAAGCTCTTGTCCGACATACATGACTATCAATGGCACAATGGGATTGATCGGTGGACTTGGATGGGTGACAAAAATGGATGTTTTTCGGTTCACATGGCTAAGAAATTGATATCCAGTAAAGCGACCGTCCCTATCGTTTCGAACATGAAGTGGAAAGGTTGGACGCCGTTGAAATGTAAAATTATGGTTTGGCGAGCCGATCTTGACCGTCTTCCAACTAGAGTAGAGCTAATTAAGCGCGGAGTCGAGATAGAAGATGTTTCGTATGTTCTGTGTAATACGGATCTGGAGACGACGACCCATTTGTTTACAGGATGCTTATTCTCCTTGGAACTATGGGCTCGGATCGGGTCTTGGTGTAAATTAAGCCCTATTTTTGTTTTTGATGTGAAAGATCTTTTGACGTTGGCGGAGACTCAAACGAAGACGAAACAGGAGAAATACATTCTAAGAGGCATCATATTTACAACAATGTGGGTTATTTGGAACGAGCGGAATTCTAGAGTTTTTAATGGAAAGTCCCGGAGAGCTATTGAAGTTATGCAAACTATTAAGGCCGTGTCGTTCTTTTGGATTCGGCATAGATCTAGATTGAGAGGTATCGATTGGAATGATTGGTGTAATTATCCTTTAAACTTGATGTAATTTCGTTTGGCCCACCGGTCCCTGTTTTGAGGGCCTTTTGTGGCGTTCGTGTTTGAATGAAATTTaactttccaaaaaaaaaaaaagccaatAATTACTTGCACTCCGTCTTCTCTTATTTGAAACCTCAATCTATTATAAAGTTGATTAATTAATGTCATTAAATTAACTTATAGTAAGAAAAgcattattaattaattaattaatagcCTAAATCTCCAAATCCGATCACCTTTCAAACTGGCCgatttctagcaaatggacccCGTGTACCCTTGGCCATGCATTCGCAGAATAGTAGTAGTTGGGTGTGCCATAATTGTGTGATTATATTATTCAATAATGAAGTAGTGATGATCTAATACATCCCCACGCCCTTAATATAATTGGCCCCTAATTATAAACTTTCCCAGATGATCAACTAGAGCATATTCCTCCACGCCGACTAAATGGGACGGTAACGAGTTTATATGAATAGCATGCTACAATAAATTTATTGAAtgtaataagttttttttttttgaaccgaTCTAATTGTTAGACTGTATGATATGGAGGGGCATGAAGAAGGGATATGAAGCGTCATGTGGCAGCTACGTCTGTTATAGAGCGTGTATAAAATAAGTCTGGGTGAAAGGGACTTTAAAGTGgcgttttaaaaaaataaaaattaaacacCGACCAATCAAGAGTGACAACGCCACCCACCTTCCTCCTTCCACGCCAGTGGAATTCTTCAAACCCTCCACTTCACCGCCACACCATGACTTGGGATGGTGTGTCGGCATCGCTCCACACCGTAAAGTCTTAAGAGGATTAGAGCCATAAGACGCCCAATTAAAGCGATAAGACATGACACCTTATTCAATAACCGACACTTATATCTATGAATCCATAAGAAAAAAATAGCCCCACCCATGTCCATCATCCATCCATCCCTTCCaactaatttatttaatttaatatattacatacCCACTAATTTTAATTCCATAAAATATAGATTCTCACCTCCACTTCCAAGCAAAGAAGTTGACAACTTTACCGTACTTTCCCCCCTTTTTAGTTTCTTGATTTCTGTGTTGTGTTTCATCAAgagtgtgcctattggcacactaaagtgcctattggcacaccaaaccctagcaaaagttagggtttatctacgctgcgtattggtcaatacgcagcctATAAGGTTAACCCTagacgctgcgtattgaccaatacgcagcgtagataaaccatagatctcagtgcctgattaccaatcattgcacagaaaacaagggccctatacgctgcgtattgaccaatacgcagcgtatagaaaACTGATGCACAtttggggtcattttggtaggtttgaagtgTCAAATGTTTGCCAGGtttctatacgctgcgtattggtcaatacgcagcgtatataaacttggtaaaatttgacacttcatacctggaAACATTTTGTGTCAATTTCAGAAACATAAGGGACCATTATTGTAAATCCTGGAATCATCAGGGACCATTTATCTAAATTATGAAACaacagggaccatttttgtctattcatgaaacttcagggaccatttttataaaaaatgaaacaccagggaccaaaatgtaaatatatataaaatcagtatAAAAGGGGGTCTTCTTTAAAGAACCGGCCCTTATCAAGAATCGAACTCGTGACCTATCATTTAGAACCGTAaagccttaaccagtttatcctccgttCCGGAGCTGTTAGAACATGGAACTTAATTCATATATTCAGTAACTGCTAATAGGCTGCGTATtggcctatacgcagcgtatactgACACCttgtatacgctgcgtattgaccaatacgtaGCGTATAAAGCCTTCTGAACTTTAAATTCACACAGAACTTGTTGTATTCCAGATACaatcgttaggcccgtacgcgccttacggacgacgtcgactaaataataaaaaaaatattatttagtcgacgtcgtccgtaaggcgcgtacgggcctaacgagcgtcgaaactaagtccgtcgttgcccgttaggcccgtacgcgccttacggacgacgtcgactaaataataaaaaaaatattatttagtcgacgtcgtccgtaaggcgcgtacgggcctaacgagcgtcgaaactaaacccgtcgttaaaattttaacgacgggcttagtttcgacgctcgttaggcccgtacgcgccttacggacgacgtcgactaaataataaaaaaaatattatttagtcgacgtcgtccgtaaggcgcgtacgggcctaacgagcgtcgaaactaagtccgtcgttgcccgttaggcccgtacgcgccttacggacgacgtcgactaaataataaaaaaaatattatttagtcgacgtcgtccgtaaggcgcgtacgggcctaacgagcgtcgaaactaaacccgtcgttaaaattttaacgacgggcttagtttcgacgctcgttaggcccgtacgcgccttacggacgacgtcgactaaataataaaaaaaatattatttagtcgacgtcgtccgtaaggcgcgtacgggcctaacgagcgtcgaaactaagtccgtcgttgcccgttaggcccgtacgcgccttacggctgataaatttacaaaaatggtccctgaggtttgatgtgtttacaaaatcgGTCCCTGAGATTTGATGactttacaaaaatggtccctggtgtttccaggatttacaaaaatggtccctggtcaatttctgaaacacaagggaccatttttgtaaatcctggaaacaccagggaccatttttgtaaattcatcaaacctcagggaccaattttgtaaacacatcaaacctcagggaccatttttttaaacataaacttaaattgttttttttttaacgacgTCGGGCCttacgggcaacgacggacttagtttcgacgctcgttaggcccgtacgcgccttacggacgacgtcgactaaataataaaaaaaaatattatttagtcgacgtcgtccgtaaggcgcgtacgggcctaacgagcgtcgaaactaagtccgtcgttgcccgttaggcccgtacgcgccttacggaggacgtcgactaaataataaaaaaaatattatttagtcgacgtcgtccgtaaggcgcgtacgggcctaacgagcgtcgaaactaagcccgtcgttaaaattttaacgacgggtttagtttcgacgctcgttaggcccgtacgcgccttacggacgacgtcgactaaataataaaaaaaatattatttagtcgacgtcgtccgtaaggcgcgtacgggcctaacgagcgtcgaaactaaacccgtcgttaaaattttaacgacgggcttagtttcgacgctcgttaggcccgtacgcgccttacggacgacgtcgactaaataataaaaaaaatattatttagtcgacgtcgtccgtaaggcgcgtacgggcctaacgagcgtcgaaactaagtccgtcgttgcccgttaggcccgtacgcgccttacggacgacgtcgactaaataataaaaaaaatattatttagtcgacgtcgtccgtaaggcgcgtacgggcctaacgagcgtcgtaACTaaacccgtcgttaaaattttaacgacgggcttagtttcgacgctcgttaggcccgtacgcgccttacggacgacgtcgactaaataataaaaaaaatattatttagtcgacgtcgtccgtaaggcgcgtacgggcctaacgagcgtcgaaactaagtccgtcgttgcccgtaaGGCCCGAcgtcgttaaaaaaaaaacaatttaagtttatgtttaaaaaaatggtccctgaggtttgatgtgtttacaaaattggtccctgaggtttgatgaatttacaaaaatggtccctggtgtttccaggatttacaaaaatggtccctggtgtttccaggatttacaaaaatgtttataaaaattataaattataaattataaattataaattataaattataaattataaatgaattaaaaatgataaaaactttataaattaaaaaatttctACAATTTACAAAATTACAAGTTTCCGCTTAATCTTCGATAACATTTAAACTCGGTTCTCTGTCTTTGTCTCGGTCTGATTTAGGATGCATTAACTCGTAGTAGTGCTCTAACTGCGGTGTATACATTTCTTCCCACCGTTTCGCAGCTATTGATCGATGTGCCGACCACATCGGGTTCACTAAAGGCATGGGGTAGTCTCCTTCCAACTTAGCATGTATGAAGTGTCCCCCGTGAACATGTACAAGCGTTATCGCTTGAGGTCGTGGATCTAGTGGGGCATCCGTTAATGGGAAGATGGTAGAGCTCCATTCAATGCTTAGCACGTGGAGGACAATATTATACCTTTGCGCTATGAGAAGCCCTACGTGGGGCATTTCCATCCAGTGACTTCCATCGCACCCTTTCACTGAATGCCATTCGATGCTCTTACGTATTCGTTTAAAGTCTCCTTCGTTATATGTTTCGAATACATGCTTCCAACGCGGTTTGTTATGGTCAATCTCCAGTAGTAAATCTCTACGAATATTGGGCCATGCGTGTTCCGTAAAACCTAACCCAACAGCCACAGACCTGTACCCACAATGACCGTCTGGGGTCACATCTTGTATACGCGATATGTAAGAGCGAAACTCTGATGGAATTTGATTCTTAAACCTCTTAATGCATAACAAGTGCTCGTCCCCTTTTATTAATGGAAAAACCTTATCATCCCTCGTCTCcttctttttagaacttgttgaACTGTTTGGTTgcattttaggtttttcagacttCACAAACGAACCAGTTCGACGAGAGCCCTCTGACGGTACGTATGAGCTGTGTCGGGGTAAATCGTACTTATGCTTGGGGGAAGCGGTAATTACGTTGCTGTCATCGCCATAGGAGCTGTATCTCGCAGCTTGGTCTAACCTCGCAGCTTCATCTAGCCTTTCTTGTACTTTCTTTGATGTAGGCCGACCGCGAGTGTTTTGCTGGACGATCGGTGGTTTCTTGGTTGACGATTTTGGGGTGAAAACCGCTTTTATCTTTGAAAGCATACTCTTTTGTTGAACGGGGGACTGCGCCTCTAAATGTTGCCGCACATTATTGAGCTCTGCTACAATATCGACCTCCTCGTCTACCAGTTTACAAGGGAGCAAGTCAAGCTTGCGCCAGAATACATCTATCTCGTCGAGTTGTATTATACGCCCTGCACAGTTAAGTTAATACGGTGTGAGAAACAGCTAAATCGTACAAAATAACAAAAGGTTtgttgttttaatattttttacctgTACGGTTGTAGTTTTCCAGTCTACAAGCACACGGCAATCCTTTGCTAAGCCACATATGGCAACCACATGATGCGTTAAGTTTCCGCAAcacatccatcttcctcagtagctCTTTTTCCAGCAAATCAAGTGCTTCATGGGAAACCTTTCCACGTAGGTTGTCCAACATTCGGTGTCTATGGTGGTTCATCGTTTTTTCGATGCTCTCAGTGAAACTTTTTTGTATTTCATCATACTGAGTTTCAACTATATCAATGATGCATCTTGCTATTCGCTCCAATGAACTCCCGCGCGTAATGTATCTTTTTAAATTTGCGTgctggctctcaactctgttggTGGTGCGCTGACCAAAGTTGCGACACTTATCGGTCCACGCATAAACGAACATTTCTTTATAGTCTTTGAGCCAGTTTTCGTAGACGTAATCATAGACAcctgtaaaaataaaataatgaaatgtaAAAGCGTGTGTGAAATATAATAGATTGGGTGAGTCGTTTGTTGAAGGAACACTTACTTTCTCGGTTGGCAACCACGAGTCGGTTATACATTTTCTCCAAGTTGTACTTGTACATGGGCTCTGATGAAGATTCGCACAATGTCCGCCAGTACGACATAAATTTCCCCCAATCTTCTTTATCGAACCCTTCCTTGCACTTTCTAGCTATATTTTGTTGGATGTGAAAGTGGCATAGAAGCCTTTTTGCGTTCGGGAATACTTTAGAACACGCGTTTATCAGGGCAAGCTCCCTATCCGTGACTATCACACGCGGCATCATACATTCATGCAATATTGACTTGATCCGCTCAAGCACCCACACGTAGTTACCCCTTCGTTCCTTACAAATAACGGCATGTGCGATACAAAAAGACTTCCCAGTCGACGTCATACCCACAACCTGGACAAATGGCATGTTGTAGAGGTTTGTTTTGTAGGTCGCGTCGATCAACATCACGtgcgggaatgcacgccacatagTGATTGAATAAGGATGAACAAAGAAAATCTCTGTTACGACATCTGTTTTGGGATCTTGTCGGGTGTCGTAAATGAATCGGCGGTCATGCAGCAGGCTTTCCAGTGCCTGAATAGGATTCTTTCCGTCCATTATTGTCGCTCTAATTTTTTGTACCGCATTTTGCACGTCTTTCTGAACGTGCAGGCTGTCGGGGAACTGCTTTCTTAGGGTTTGAAATATGATAcgtggctccatgttttgagcagtTAGCTGCTCCACTAGCTTGTATTCGGCTTTAGTGAATCTTCGCACAAAAGCGTGGCCCAACAGACTCGTCGTAGGTTCGTGGTTATGGTTCGCACAGTCCACTTTTAACTCCCACGTGTCGTTCGTCACGTCCCGGATGGCGAGTAATGAAAACGGGCAGCCGATTTTTTTGCTACCAGCTTTCCTAACTGTTGCTTTACTACGGTGTTCACCACTACGGTCGCACACAAGCCATACCATCCCAGTAGTACCGCCAATATTTTTTGATCGGCGGGTAACAATTACGTAACCATTATCCTTTCCCgtttcttgtacccaattcttcaaatcagttagagacatgaaacgctaaaaaaggttacgttaataataataataataataataataataataataataataataataataataatataatcgaAACTCATACTTCAGGTACTaatttttgtcaattttcgaaactttagggaccatttttttcaattttagaaactttagggaccatttttttcaattttagaaactttagggaccattttttcaattttagaaactttagggaccatttttttcaattttagaaactttagggaccatttttgtcaatttcagaaactttagggaccatttttttcaattttagaaacttcagggaccatttttgtcaattttcgaaagttcagggaccatttttgcaattttcgaaagttcagggaccatttttgccaATTTTTGAAAgtttagggaccatttttgtccattttcgaaagttcagggaccatttttatcaattttcgaaagttcagggactgttttgtcaatttttggaaacttcagggactattttcgtaaaatttgaaacttcagggacttttttttgtttttggcacttaactggactaactgagttctctaactcagttagtggtccCTTGTATTAAATGCTAACCTAGTTAGGATATAACTATGatttaactaactaagttaggtttaaactaaccattttaactatgatttaactaactaagttaggtttaaactaaccattttaactaaaaatcaatttcatgattcttttatttatttacaatactaatttatttaaaatattttttattaatttatttatttagagaagaaaaataaattgtttattaacttaactttcttaacttgtttatttactaaatcttataattattttgttaattaattataatatttttaacaacaacaacaacaacaacaataataataataataataataataataatatttataattatatttataattaaagtattttaacaataataataattattataattatatcaTTTTTAACTATAATAATAATGATACCTCATTTACTTGAAATGGATTGCTCGGGGTAGATGGTTCATAAAGTGATGTGTTACGGGACTCATAACCATATCCAACTTCATCCCTATATCTATCGTATACACTGTCGTATACACTGTAGCCCCCATATCCACTGtaaccaccttcacccccgtatccaccatcaccaccgtaTCCACTGTAACTTCCGTATCCACCTTCGTCCCCGTATACCCCATAACCCGGATACGATGGCTGCGAcgggtaatatggttcatcaacaggtgcattCTCAGCACCGTATCCACTTTGTTGCACGTACGGAGATTCATACCCGTATCCGTAATCTGGACACACTTGATGCACCGGAtaatttggttcatcaacaggtgcattCTCAGCACCGTATCCACTTTGTTGCACGTACGGAGATTCATACCCGTATCCGTAATCTGAACACACTTGATGCACCGGgtaatttggttcatcaacaggtggagtgggagtcttgttcaagtctggcaactgtgtttcttgatcaacagggactccagacacaacctcctcctcctcattggcagcatttgatccccatgtgtcgttagaatagcgattaccgaaataattatccttccaaaatgatgacattttaacaaggttgaacaaaaaacaaacaatttacttaagaagaagatgaaggaaaGCAAAGTATATGAAAAGGAAAGCAAAGTATATGTCGGATGATGGGTAACAGACATGAATGGAGGGATAAATAGACTTTCATCTGGCatgtcaatacgcagcgtattgatCCCTACTCACCGTATTACTTTATTCACGTGCCCTGGACAACATCGTATCAGGTCAAATCAGTCTgtcaatacgctgcgtattgatcaatacgcacccTATTTAAGACTGATTTGACATGGTACTAGGTTTGACTGTCT encodes the following:
- the LOC110911270 gene encoding uncharacterized protein LOC110911270, which codes for MSSFWKDNYFGNRYSNDTWGSNAANEEEEVVSGVPVDQETQLPDLNKTPTPPVDEPNYPVHQVCSDYGYGYESPYVQQSGYGAENAPVDEPNYPVHQVCPDYGYGYESPYVQQSGYGAENAPVDEPYYPSQPSYPGYGVYGDEGGYGSYSGYGGDGGYGGEGGYSGYGGYSVYDSVYDRYRDEVGYGYESRNTSLYEPSTPSNPFQVNERFMSLTDLKNWVQETGKDNGYVIVTRRSKNIGGTTGMVWLVCDRSGEHRSKATVRKAGSKKIGCPFSLLAIRDVTNDTWELKVDCANHNHEPTTSLLGHAFVRRFTKAEYKLVEQLTAQNMEPRIIFQTLRKQFPDSLHVQKDVQNAVQKIRATIMDGKNPIQALESLLHDRRFIYDTRQDPKTDVVTEIFFVHPYSITMWRAFPHVMLIDATYKTNLYNMPFVQVVGMTSTGKSFCIAHAVICKERRGNYVWVLERIKSILHECMMPRVIVTDRELALINACSKVFPNAKRLLCHFHIQQNIARKCKEGFDKEDWGKFMSYWRTLCESSSEPMYKYNLEKMYNRLVVANRESVYDYVYENWLKDYKEMFVYAWTDKCRNFGQRTTNRVESQHANLKRYITRGSSLERIARCIIDIVETQYDEIQKSFTESIEKTMNHHRHRMLDNLRGKVSHEALDLLEKELLRKMDVLRKLNASCGCHMWLSKGLPCACRLENYNRTGRIIQLDEIDVFWRKLDLLPCKLVDEEVDIVAELNNVRQHLEAQSPVQQKSMLSKIKAVFTPKSSTKKPPIVQQNTRGRPTSKKVQERLDEAARLDQAARYSSYGDDSNVITASPKHKYDLPRHSSYVPSEGSRRTGSFVKSEKPKMQPNSSTSSKKKETRDDKVFPLIKGDEHLLCIKRFKNQIPSEFRSYISRIQDVTPDGHCGYRSVAVGLGFTEHAWPNIRRDLLLEIDHNKPRWKHVFETYNEGDFKRIRKSIEWHSVKGCDGSHWMEMPHVGLLIAQRYNIVLHVLSIEWSSTIFPLTDAPLDPRPQAITLVHVHGGHFIHAKLEGDYPMPLVNPMWSAHRSIAAKRWEEMYTPQLEHYYELMHPKSDRDKDREPSLNVIED